The Sphingomonas sanxanigenens DSM 19645 = NX02 genome includes a region encoding these proteins:
- a CDS encoding peptidase M20 produces the protein MADGHDPAPQRMIDPAFCDPARAPYQVTAEERDAIAAAIDTDELVELALTLGNIPSRSREEAAAAEFVHGWMGREGFRPRKVGATPERPNVIGEYGGQGRGANLLFTAHLDTESPSNMPEQNAFRYRESTLADPEWTQCWLEDGRLRGYPISNDRGPMSCFLIAAKALKKAGIGLAGKTWLTACPGEIGPEPIEEFSGIGFNGKDIGAHYLFHHGGVAPDYAIAAEGTDFGLTSQGCGYALFRIRVFGRGMFTPILDAPVDARQHPNPIYRLGPVIDALHAWSLAFERESILETVGGRSVPKVQLASVRGGMPIDFGAGTEVCALYLDVTLNPRQKAADAYHGIVEAMRGVDVEEFDVEAMVVRHGFEADPGAVAPLVGAVDAATRLARGTPVDLAHPVYASMWRDHNVFNMHRVPAITTGMPRWRPTPEDMTSSALVYALTMLAVCGRAEKTGIGSGTTSVYGDETPF, from the coding sequence ATGGCCGACGGCCACGACCCGGCACCCCAGCGCATGATCGATCCCGCCTTCTGCGATCCGGCGCGGGCGCCCTATCAGGTAACGGCCGAAGAGCGCGACGCGATCGCCGCCGCGATCGACACCGACGAGCTCGTCGAACTCGCGCTGACATTGGGCAACATCCCCAGCCGCTCGCGCGAGGAAGCGGCGGCGGCCGAGTTCGTCCATGGCTGGATGGGGCGCGAGGGGTTCCGTCCGCGCAAGGTGGGCGCGACGCCCGAACGGCCCAATGTGATCGGCGAATATGGCGGGCAGGGGCGCGGGGCCAACCTGCTGTTCACCGCGCATCTCGATACCGAGAGCCCGTCGAACATGCCGGAGCAGAACGCCTTTCGCTACCGCGAGTCGACGCTTGCCGATCCCGAATGGACGCAATGCTGGCTGGAGGATGGGCGGCTGCGCGGCTACCCGATCTCCAACGACCGCGGGCCGATGTCCTGCTTCCTGATCGCCGCCAAGGCGCTGAAGAAGGCCGGCATCGGCCTCGCCGGCAAGACCTGGCTGACCGCCTGCCCGGGCGAGATCGGGCCCGAGCCGATCGAGGAATTCTCCGGCATCGGCTTCAACGGCAAGGATATCGGCGCGCATTACCTGTTCCACCATGGCGGCGTCGCGCCCGACTATGCGATCGCCGCCGAGGGCACCGATTTCGGCCTGACCTCGCAGGGCTGCGGCTATGCGCTGTTCCGCATCCGCGTGTTCGGGCGCGGCATGTTCACCCCGATCCTCGACGCGCCGGTCGACGCGCGCCAGCATCCCAACCCGATCTACCGGTTGGGGCCAGTGATCGACGCGCTCCATGCCTGGAGCCTCGCCTTCGAGCGCGAGTCCATCCTCGAGACGGTGGGCGGCCGATCGGTGCCCAAGGTCCAGCTCGCCTCGGTGCGCGGCGGCATGCCGATCGACTTCGGCGCCGGCACCGAGGTCTGCGCGCTCTACCTCGACGTCACCCTCAACCCGCGCCAGAAGGCAGCCGACGCCTATCACGGCATCGTCGAGGCCATGCGTGGCGTGGATGTGGAGGAGTTCGACGTCGAGGCGATGGTCGTCCGGCACGGCTTCGAGGCGGATCCCGGCGCGGTGGCGCCCCTCGTCGGCGCGGTCGATGCTGCCACGCGTCTCGCGCGCGGCACGCCGGTGGATCTTGCCCATCCGGTCTATGCCAGCATGTGGCGCGACCATAATGTCTTCAACATGCACCGCGTGCCGGCGATCACCACCGGCATGCCGCGCTGGCGCCCGACGCCGGAGGACATGACCTCGAGCGCGCTGGTCTATGCGCTGACGATGCTCGCGGTCTGCGGGCGGGCGGAGAAGACCGGGATCGGCAGCGGGACGACCAGCGTCTACGGAGACGAGACGCCGTTCTGA
- a CDS encoding MFS transporter — protein MTGRGRVLLACTVGNAVSVTPAVHAVFGLFLVPLSDAFGWPRASISVVLGILAAGGALIYPLVGRYVDGHGARRALIIGIVGLALSIAALALTDGSLIRFYATFAAISVFGAIGGTPIFQKVVADWFDRGRGTALGISAGVGNGVGSVILPVLAATLMAAYGWRSAYLGIAALMLLVAVPLLVLLLRDRDGAGDGGAGAVHEGLTLGEATRLPAFWLTLVAIASGAGCTTAIFSHVVPILGDRGFDVATGTAVVSVFALVTSGWQIATGRILDKWPTPRIVVPMYLMAVAGLALLQFGQGVPVLIAGGVLLGIGLGSQFGALPYFIARYFGLRSFGTIIGAMYSAVIAAQGFTPVLLDAAFDAQQTYARALVAAGACLIVGALLLLLLPRFGTRAAPADQLAFHGA, from the coding sequence GTGACGGGGCGGGGGCGTGTTCTTCTTGCCTGCACGGTCGGCAATGCGGTCAGCGTCACGCCGGCGGTCCATGCGGTGTTCGGGCTGTTCCTCGTGCCCCTGTCCGACGCGTTCGGCTGGCCGCGCGCGAGCATCTCCGTGGTGCTCGGCATTCTCGCGGCGGGCGGGGCGCTGATCTATCCGTTGGTCGGCCGCTATGTCGACGGCCATGGCGCGCGGCGCGCGCTGATCATCGGGATTGTCGGCCTCGCGCTGTCGATCGCCGCGCTCGCGCTGACCGACGGCAGCCTGATCCGGTTCTACGCGACCTTCGCTGCGATCTCGGTCTTCGGGGCGATCGGCGGCACGCCGATCTTCCAGAAGGTCGTCGCCGACTGGTTCGATCGGGGCCGCGGCACCGCGCTCGGCATCAGCGCGGGTGTCGGCAATGGTGTGGGATCGGTGATCCTGCCGGTGCTCGCTGCCACCCTGATGGCCGCCTATGGCTGGCGCAGCGCCTATCTCGGCATCGCCGCGCTGATGCTGCTGGTCGCGGTGCCGCTGCTGGTGCTGCTGCTGCGCGACCGCGACGGGGCGGGGGATGGCGGGGCGGGTGCAGTGCATGAGGGGCTGACCCTCGGGGAAGCGACGCGGCTGCCAGCCTTCTGGCTCACCCTCGTCGCCATCGCCTCCGGCGCCGGCTGCACGACCGCGATCTTCAGCCATGTCGTGCCGATCCTCGGCGATCGCGGCTTCGACGTCGCGACCGGCACCGCTGTGGTCAGCGTCTTCGCGCTCGTCACCTCGGGCTGGCAGATCGCCACCGGCCGGATCCTCGACAAATGGCCGACGCCGCGGATCGTCGTGCCGATGTATCTGATGGCGGTCGCCGGCCTCGCCCTGCTGCAGTTCGGGCAGGGCGTGCCGGTTCTGATCGCCGGCGGCGTGCTGCTCGGCATCGGTCTCGGCAGCCAGTTCGGCGCCTTGCCCTATTTCATCGCGCGCTATTTCGGGCTGCGATCCTTCGGCACGATCATCGGCGCGATGTATTCGGCGGTGATCGCCGCGCAGGGCTTCACCCCGGTGCTGCTCGACGCCGCGTTCGACGCACAGCAGACCTATGCCCGCGCGCTGGTCGCGGCGGGCGCCTGCCTGATCGTCGGCGCGCTTTTGTTGCTGTTGCTGCCGCGCTTCGGCACGCGCGCGGCACCGGCCGACCAACTCGCCTTCCACGGCGCCTGA
- a CDS encoding amidohydrolase family protein — MTGHAGPQGAAPVDLLVRNAWVVTMDDQRRIYRDGAIAIAGDRIVAVGPSAEVERGVAARETIDGRDRFVVTPGFVNGHIHITGEPITRGSVPDDTDWRTNVFDWLIPTYLAQTPEEEAISATFAALEMLRTGTTCFVEAGTILDLGAVMDALAATGIRGRLGQWTQDRAFAPGDDQAALTARAVSGLEAQLARYPVVGDPLLAGWVGLVGHNTATDALWREATALAQDSGAGVTAHMSADPADPDFYLSETGRRPIAHLAALGALGPHLSLTHGIHLDAAEVALLAESGTGITHCPMTAMKGAYGATAVGLFPEMAATGVTLQLGTDGNNNGNAADMMRAMFATAGLFKDARRDASLFPASKVLEMATLNGARGARLGRLIGSLEVGKKADFVLHDRNRPEWRPLLNVVNQLVYSADGRGVHSVWVDGVRVVDAYRSTLIDEEKLYAEVEAAGSAVLARAGMSVPCVWPVL, encoded by the coding sequence ATGACCGGCCACGCCGGCCCGCAGGGGGCGGCGCCGGTCGATCTGCTGGTGCGCAACGCCTGGGTCGTCACCATGGACGACCAGCGACGGATCTACCGGGACGGCGCGATCGCGATCGCCGGGGACCGGATCGTCGCGGTCGGGCCATCGGCGGAGGTCGAACGCGGCGTCGCCGCGCGCGAGACGATCGACGGGCGCGACCGCTTCGTCGTCACCCCCGGCTTCGTCAACGGCCATATCCATATCACCGGTGAGCCGATCACCCGCGGCAGCGTGCCCGACGATACGGATTGGCGGACCAATGTGTTCGACTGGCTGATCCCCACCTATCTCGCCCAGACGCCGGAAGAGGAGGCGATCTCCGCCACCTTCGCGGCGCTGGAGATGCTGCGCACCGGCACGACCTGCTTCGTCGAGGCGGGGACGATCCTCGATCTCGGCGCGGTGATGGACGCGCTCGCCGCAACCGGGATTCGCGGCCGGCTGGGGCAATGGACGCAGGATCGCGCCTTCGCGCCGGGGGACGATCAGGCGGCACTGACCGCGCGCGCCGTCAGCGGGCTGGAAGCGCAGCTTGCGCGCTATCCGGTGGTGGGCGATCCGCTGCTCGCCGGCTGGGTCGGCCTCGTCGGTCACAACACCGCCACCGACGCGCTGTGGCGCGAGGCGACGGCGCTGGCGCAGGACAGCGGCGCCGGCGTGACCGCGCACATGAGCGCCGATCCCGCCGATCCCGATTTCTATCTGTCCGAAACCGGGCGCCGTCCGATCGCGCACCTCGCCGCACTCGGCGCGCTGGGCCCGCATCTGTCGCTGACCCACGGCATCCACCTCGATGCGGCGGAGGTCGCGCTTCTTGCGGAGAGCGGTACCGGCATCACCCATTGCCCGATGACGGCGATGAAGGGCGCCTATGGCGCGACCGCGGTCGGCCTGTTTCCCGAAATGGCGGCGACCGGCGTCACCCTGCAACTGGGCACCGACGGCAACAACAACGGCAACGCCGCGGACATGATGCGCGCGATGTTCGCCACCGCCGGCCTGTTCAAGGATGCGCGGCGCGACGCCAGCCTGTTTCCTGCCTCCAAAGTGCTCGAAATGGCGACGCTCAACGGCGCGCGCGGTGCCCGGCTCGGCCGCCTGATCGGCTCGCTGGAGGTCGGCAAGAAGGCCGACTTCGTGCTGCACGATCGCAACCGGCCAGAATGGCGACCGCTGCTCAACGTGGTCAACCAGCTCGTCTATTCGGCGGACGGGCGTGGTGTGCACAGCGTCTGGGTCGATGGCGTGCGCGTCGTCGATGCTTACCGCTCGACATTGATCGACGAGGAAAAACTCTATGCCGAGGTCGAGGCGGCGGGCAGCGCGGTGCTGGCGCGTGCCGGGATGAGCGTGCCCTGCGTCTGGCCGGTGCTGTGA
- a CDS encoding cysteine hydrolase family protein encodes MAEAVIDLPHIDAALLPPMIDPAKTALVVIDIQIDFAAPEGLLGRVGVDLSPAEAAIDRCEALVAAARGAGATVALMRVVTRPETDSRALKTLFARRGRPGEQAICRADEAGADYYRIFPEPGDIEIQKLLYNSFHGTDFDAQLQARGIDTLVICGLSTDCCVDSTAREAFHRDYDVFLVSDACAAYEPGLHESALSAMEKNCVLLTTTDAVVAAWTR; translated from the coding sequence ATGGCTGAGGCCGTGATCGACCTGCCGCATATCGACGCGGCGCTGCTGCCGCCGATGATCGATCCGGCGAAGACCGCGCTGGTGGTGATCGACATCCAGATCGACTTCGCCGCGCCCGAAGGGCTGCTCGGTCGCGTCGGCGTCGACCTGTCGCCCGCCGAGGCGGCGATCGACAGGTGCGAGGCGCTGGTCGCCGCCGCGCGCGGCGCCGGCGCCACGGTCGCGCTGATGCGCGTGGTGACCCGCCCCGAAACCGACAGCCGCGCGCTCAAGACCTTGTTCGCCCGACGCGGCCGTCCGGGGGAGCAGGCGATCTGCCGCGCGGACGAGGCGGGTGCCGATTATTACCGCATCTTTCCCGAGCCGGGCGATATCGAGATCCAGAAGCTGCTCTACAACAGCTTCCACGGCACCGATTTCGACGCCCAGTTGCAGGCGCGCGGCATCGACACGTTGGTGATCTGCGGGCTCAGCACCGATTGCTGCGTCGATTCCACCGCGCGCGAGGCGTTCCACCGCGACTATGACGTGTTCCTCGTCTCCGACGCGTGCGCCGCCTATGAACCGGGGCTCCATGAAAGCGCGTTGAGCGCGATGGAGAAGAACTGCGTGCTCCTCACCACCACCGACGCGGTCGTGGCGGCGTGGACCCGATGA
- a CDS encoding LLM class flavin-dependent oxidoreductase, whose product MTMFTPTAFGLPSDTGGKDLGIFLPIANGGWILSRNKPVLDGSYAYNRQVAIAAEEAGLDFIMSMSKFRGYGGDTEHWNSSLDPIVLMAALAEVTSRVKVWTTIHTIVQNPAVAAKMLATLQQVSNGRAGLNIVTGSYKGEFAQMGMWPEGVDHDARYDLAYEWIRAIKALWTEDSVTMDGKYFQLDQCESWPKPDTRPFLVCAGSSKKGMRFTSDELDAIFLSGGDSEELARASAQAKADAAELGRSVRTYSMLTVVFGDTDAEAKATAEHFREGLDEDALKGMMRAYGFLDAEIGKENAFVKKSRSGFMTAAVLGTPATVIEQLTELFETAQTDGLMLIFPDYLKAIPIFGNEVLPVLRERFPGKVKELAHG is encoded by the coding sequence TTGACGATGTTTACGCCTACCGCCTTCGGTCTGCCGTCCGACACCGGCGGCAAGGATCTCGGCATCTTCCTGCCGATCGCGAATGGCGGCTGGATCCTGTCGCGCAACAAGCCCGTGCTCGACGGATCCTATGCCTATAACCGCCAGGTGGCGATCGCCGCGGAAGAGGCCGGGCTCGACTTCATCATGTCGATGTCCAAGTTCCGCGGCTATGGCGGCGATACCGAGCATTGGAACAGCTCGCTCGATCCGATCGTGCTGATGGCGGCGCTGGCCGAGGTGACGAGCCGGGTGAAGGTGTGGACGACGATCCACACCATCGTCCAGAACCCGGCGGTCGCCGCCAAGATGCTCGCGACGTTGCAGCAGGTCAGCAATGGCCGCGCCGGCCTCAACATCGTCACCGGCTCCTACAAGGGCGAGTTCGCGCAGATGGGCATGTGGCCCGAGGGCGTCGATCATGACGCGCGCTACGACCTCGCCTATGAATGGATCCGTGCGATCAAGGCGCTGTGGACCGAGGATTCGGTCACGATGGACGGCAAATATTTCCAGCTCGACCAGTGCGAGAGCTGGCCCAAGCCCGATACCCGGCCCTTCCTGGTCTGCGCGGGTTCCTCCAAGAAGGGGATGCGCTTCACCTCGGATGAACTGGACGCGATCTTCCTGTCCGGGGGGGATTCGGAGGAACTGGCACGCGCCAGCGCGCAGGCGAAGGCGGATGCCGCCGAGCTCGGCCGCTCGGTGCGCACCTATTCGATGCTGACCGTGGTGTTCGGCGACACCGACGCCGAAGCGAAAGCGACCGCCGAGCATTTCCGCGAGGGGCTCGACGAGGATGCGCTGAAGGGCATGATGCGCGCCTATGGCTTCCTCGATGCGGAGATCGGCAAGGAGAATGCCTTCGTCAAGAAAAGCCGCTCCGGCTTCATGACCGCGGCGGTGCTGGGCACGCCGGCCACCGTGATCGAACAGCTTACGGAATTGTTCGAAACCGCGCAGACCGACGGGCTGATGCTGATCTTCCCCGATTATCTGAAGGCGATCCCGATCTTCGGCAATGAGGTGCTACCGGTGCTGCGCGAGCGTTTTCCCGGCAAGGTGAAGGAATTGGCGCATGGCTGA
- a CDS encoding ribokinase, producing the protein MMAVRVVGSVNVDIVAQVERIPAPGETVLARSVERLAGGKGANQAVAAARMGAETAMIGAVGDDEAGGWMRAQLAEAGVDVAGLGTLAGAQTGTAYIAVDDAGENQIIVAAGANAQVSVPVVAAGGVLLAQLEVPIDALAPAFAEAGRLRMLNAAPPVAEARRLFGDVDVLIVNQHELAIFLDLPATPRTVEEALVARGLIGRPDQVVVVTLGAGGALAVWADRHLHVPAMPVVPIDTIGAGDCFCGALAAQLDAGIALEAALPVANAAAALCTQVRGAAPAMPTRAAVDAFVAQAATEHAHPIKNPDLACLS; encoded by the coding sequence ATGATGGCGGTTCGGGTGGTTGGTTCGGTCAATGTCGATATCGTCGCGCAGGTGGAGCGGATTCCCGCGCCCGGCGAGACGGTACTTGCCCGCTCGGTCGAGCGGCTGGCCGGCGGCAAGGGCGCGAACCAGGCCGTCGCGGCGGCGCGGATGGGCGCCGAAACCGCGATGATCGGCGCCGTCGGCGACGATGAGGCCGGGGGCTGGATGCGCGCGCAACTCGCCGAAGCAGGGGTCGATGTCGCCGGGCTCGGGACGCTGGCGGGCGCGCAGACCGGCACCGCCTATATCGCGGTGGACGACGCGGGCGAGAATCAGATCATCGTCGCGGCGGGCGCGAACGCGCAGGTGTCGGTACCCGTGGTTGCGGCCGGCGGCGTGCTGCTGGCGCAGCTCGAAGTGCCGATCGACGCGCTCGCACCCGCCTTCGCCGAGGCCGGCCGGCTGCGCATGCTCAACGCTGCGCCGCCGGTGGCCGAGGCGCGCCGGCTGTTCGGCGATGTCGACGTGCTGATCGTCAACCAGCACGAACTGGCGATCTTCCTCGACCTGCCGGCCACGCCGCGCACCGTCGAGGAGGCGCTGGTCGCGCGCGGGCTGATCGGCCGCCCGGACCAGGTCGTGGTCGTGACGCTCGGGGCGGGCGGGGCGCTTGCCGTGTGGGCGGATCGCCACCTGCATGTGCCGGCGATGCCGGTGGTGCCGATCGACACGATCGGCGCCGGCGACTGTTTCTGCGGTGCGCTGGCCGCACAGCTCGATGCCGGCATCGCGCTCGAGGCGGCATTGCCCGTCGCCAACGCCGCCGCCGCCTTGTGCACGCAGGTGCGCGGCGCCGCGCCCGCCATGCCGACGCGTGCAGCGGTCGACGCGTTCGTTGCGCAGGCGGCAACAGAACATGCGCATCCGATCAAGAACCCGGACCTTGCCTGCCTAAGCTGA
- a CDS encoding oxidoreductase, with translation MTTWLITGIGSGFGRTLGGAALARGDTVVGTTRNAEGRAAFEALAPGRAHALVLDLRDEAAVHAAVAEAERLTGGIDRLVNNAGYGLVGAIEEVSLAEARALFDINVFAPITMIQAVLPGMRGRGRGHIVNITSVSGFAPWGGTGLYGASKYAFECIGQTLAQEVAPFGIRVTNVAPGGFRTGFAGQALNVAAREIAAYADGAHAARRSLQSNAGKEKGDPALAAAAILTALDAPEPPLHLLLGADALHYARDQFAFVESQIATWETLSLATAHSD, from the coding sequence ATGACGACGTGGCTCATCACCGGCATCGGCAGCGGCTTCGGCCGGACGCTCGGCGGGGCGGCGCTGGCCCGCGGGGACACCGTGGTCGGCACCACCCGCAACGCCGAGGGCCGCGCCGCGTTCGAGGCGCTGGCGCCGGGCCGGGCGCACGCGCTGGTGCTCGACCTGCGCGACGAGGCGGCGGTGCACGCCGCGGTCGCCGAGGCCGAACGGCTGACCGGCGGCATCGACCGGCTGGTCAACAATGCCGGCTATGGGCTGGTCGGCGCGATCGAGGAGGTCAGCCTCGCCGAGGCGCGGGCGCTGTTCGACATCAATGTGTTCGCGCCGATCACGATGATCCAGGCGGTGCTGCCCGGCATGCGCGGGCGCGGGCGCGGCCATATCGTCAACATCACCTCGGTCAGCGGCTTCGCGCCGTGGGGCGGCACCGGCCTCTACGGCGCCAGCAAATATGCGTTCGAGTGCATTGGCCAGACCCTGGCGCAGGAAGTCGCGCCGTTCGGCATCCGCGTGACCAACGTCGCCCCGGGCGGCTTCCGCACCGGCTTCGCCGGCCAGGCGCTCAACGTCGCCGCGCGCGAGATCGCCGCCTATGCGGATGGCGCGCACGCCGCGCGGCGCAGCCTGCAATCCAACGCCGGCAAGGAAAAGGGCGATCCCGCGCTGGCCGCCGCCGCGATCCTCACCGCGCTCGATGCGCCCGAGCCGCCGCTCCACCTGCTGCTCGGTGCCGACGCGCTCCATTATGCGCGCGACCAGTTCGCCTTCGTCGAATCGCAGATCGCGACCTGGGAAACGCTGTCGCTCGCGACCGCCCATAGCGACTGA
- a CDS encoding cysteine hydrolase family protein, with product MHPPLALPGWAIERGRGLNAFDRIIPGRTALVVIDMQRAFVAEGEVFGNANARAIVAPVNRLAAAARAAGLPVIWTRQTVSDQPPLAMPDWQYDRSNPHVARAIAALRGGAVPHALHADMKTATSDMILDKYRYGAFICPAGQLARALEARGIEMILLIGTLTNVCVESTARDGNMLGYRVVVASDATAAVSDIEHEAALLNLRLNFADVKTVAEVEAMLA from the coding sequence ATGCACCCGCCCCTCGCCCTGCCCGGCTGGGCGATCGAGCGCGGTCGCGGGCTCAACGCCTTCGATCGCATCATCCCCGGCCGGACGGCGCTGGTGGTGATCGACATGCAGCGCGCGTTCGTCGCCGAGGGCGAGGTGTTCGGCAACGCCAATGCCCGCGCGATCGTGGCGCCGGTCAACCGGCTGGCGGCGGCCGCGCGCGCCGCCGGTCTGCCGGTGATCTGGACGCGCCAGACGGTGAGCGACCAGCCGCCGCTGGCGATGCCCGACTGGCAATATGACCGGAGCAATCCCCACGTCGCCCGCGCGATCGCGGCGCTGCGCGGCGGCGCGGTGCCGCACGCGCTCCACGCGGATATGAAGACCGCCACCAGCGACATGATCCTCGACAAATATCGCTACGGCGCCTTCATCTGCCCCGCCGGCCAGCTCGCGCGGGCGCTCGAGGCGCGCGGGATCGAGATGATCCTGCTGATCGGCACATTGACCAATGTCTGCGTGGAATCGACCGCGCGCGACGGCAACATGCTGGGCTACCGGGTGGTGGTCGCTTCCGACGCAACCGCCGCGGTGTCCGATATCGAACATGAGGCGGCTTTGCTCAACCTGCGCCTGAACTTCGCCGATGTGAAGACGGTGGCGGAGGTCGAGGCGATGCTCGCCTGA
- a CDS encoding TauD/TfdA family dioxygenase — translation MTVLTLPQAAEALPPVTTSAAWRGDRLAETGEWIYRLSDEQVAELETLGTRFVESDPDLRIVQASDYPLVACAEAVAEWGRDVDYGRGFVLVRGLRTHLYSDPLSAAIYYILGLHMGDPIRQNEMGDVIDHVYATSDKMMDDPTARSSKVRDQLVYHSDSSDIVALMCLRPAKEGGLSCLVSGAEIYNEILRRRPDLAPLLLEPFHWDWRRQDPEAPSDTYTSPIVSMVDGVFSMYAGSLYILTAQEYPAVPQLTADQIEVLRLFDEITYEPGMAIEMDFRPGDIQWLSNYAALHARTIFHDFPEPQRRRHLLRLWLSRDSGRPVVPGFGKNGVVQVRAAPRDGRAEHPEARFDIRTSAVPRLIS, via the coding sequence ATGACGGTTCTCACGCTCCCGCAAGCGGCGGAGGCTCTGCCCCCGGTCACCACGTCAGCGGCGTGGCGCGGGGATCGGCTGGCCGAGACGGGCGAATGGATCTATCGGCTGAGCGACGAACAGGTCGCCGAGCTCGAAACCCTGGGCACGCGCTTCGTGGAATCGGATCCGGACCTGCGCATTGTGCAAGCGTCGGACTATCCGCTGGTGGCCTGTGCCGAAGCGGTCGCGGAATGGGGCCGCGACGTCGATTATGGCCGCGGCTTCGTGCTGGTGCGCGGGCTGCGCACGCATCTCTATTCGGATCCGCTGTCGGCGGCGATCTACTACATCCTCGGCCTGCACATGGGCGATCCGATCCGGCAGAACGAGATGGGCGACGTGATCGACCATGTCTATGCCACGTCGGACAAGATGATGGACGATCCCACCGCGCGTTCGTCGAAGGTGCGCGACCAGCTTGTCTATCATTCGGACAGTTCGGACATCGTGGCGCTGATGTGCCTGCGTCCGGCCAAGGAGGGCGGGCTTTCCTGCCTCGTCTCCGGCGCCGAGATCTACAACGAGATCCTCCGCCGCCGGCCCGACCTTGCGCCGCTGCTGCTCGAACCGTTCCACTGGGATTGGCGCCGCCAGGACCCCGAGGCGCCGTCGGATACCTATACCTCGCCGATCGTCAGCATGGTCGATGGCGTGTTCAGCATGTATGCCGGATCGCTCTATATCCTGACCGCGCAGGAATATCCGGCCGTTCCCCAGCTTACCGCCGATCAGATCGAGGTGCTGCGGCTGTTCGACGAGATCACCTATGAGCCGGGCATGGCGATCGAGATGGATTTCCGCCCCGGCGACATCCAGTGGCTGTCGAACTATGCCGCGCTGCATGCGCGGACGATCTTCCATGATTTCCCCGAGCCGCAGCGCCGCCGCCACCTGCTGCGGCTGTGGCTGAGCCGGGATTCAGGCCGTCCGGTGGTGCCGGGTTTCGGCAAGAACGGCGTCGTCCAGGTGCGGGCTGCGCCCCGCGACGGTCGCGCGGAACATCCCGAAGCCCGCTTCGACATCCGCACCAGCGCGGTGCCAAGGCTGATTTCCTGA
- a CDS encoding SDR family NAD(P)-dependent oxidoreductase translates to MRLDGAIALVTGAAGGIGAAACWRFAEAGARVAALDLAPPAGIGDLALGCDLAGDADVAAAAATVRAELGDPTIVVHAAATTEFAATLESSPAAFLRVYDVNVGGALRLAQAFAPAMQRRRAGCFAFVSSINARMGAPGLAAYAASKGGLETFLKTLALELAADGVRVNGVGPASVDTPMLRASFARAADPEAARTANVLRHPLGRLGTAEDVAELLLFLCSDAASWITGSVLPIDGGAGITRR, encoded by the coding sequence ATGCGGCTTGATGGCGCGATCGCGCTGGTCACGGGGGCGGCGGGCGGCATCGGCGCCGCCGCCTGCTGGCGCTTCGCCGAGGCGGGCGCGCGCGTCGCCGCGCTCGATCTCGCGCCGCCGGCGGGGATCGGCGATCTCGCGCTCGGCTGCGACCTTGCCGGCGATGCGGACGTCGCGGCGGCGGCGGCAACGGTGCGCGCCGAACTCGGCGATCCGACGATCGTCGTCCATGCCGCGGCGACGACCGAATTCGCCGCGACGCTGGAGTCGTCGCCCGCCGCCTTCCTGCGCGTCTATGACGTCAATGTCGGCGGTGCGCTGCGGCTGGCGCAGGCGTTCGCGCCGGCGATGCAGCGGCGGCGCGCGGGGTGCTTCGCCTTCGTCTCCTCGATCAACGCGCGGATGGGCGCGCCGGGGCTGGCCGCCTATGCGGCGTCCAAGGGCGGCCTCGAAACCTTCCTCAAGACGCTCGCGCTCGAACTCGCGGCGGACGGCGTGCGCGTCAACGGCGTCGGTCCCGCCTCGGTCGATACGCCGATGCTGCGCGCCTCTTTCGCGCGCGCGGCCGATCCCGAGGCCGCGCGCACCGCCAATGTGCTGCGCCATCCGCTCGGCCGGCTCGGCACCGCAGAGGATGTCGCCGAACTGTTGCTGTTCCTCTGTTCGGATGCGGCGTCGTGGATCACCGGCAGTGTGCTGCCGATCGACGGCGGCGCGGGGATCACTCGGCGCTGA